In Rosa rugosa chromosome 4, drRosRugo1.1, whole genome shotgun sequence, the genomic stretch AACATCTAACCTATTCTACAACAAATTTCACTATAGTATATATCAAACAGCATTTTGATGCTGATGAAAACAACTTGATAACTGCAAAAAGGGTTAAAAGAGCAAAATAGTTAGTGGCCATGCTTTTAGTTTCAACGTTTTCAACGAAatggacattttttttttttgattggctatatatataaaaactaTCTCAACTTCAATGAAATAAATAGGATCATTACATTTACACAACATTGAACTGCATATCCACTATTCTTGATAAAAACTATCTCAACTTCAATGAAACAAATAGGGGCATTACATTTACGCAACATTGAACCACATATCCACAAATCAACAGAGGTACTTCCCGCAAAGCTTTCCCCATTTCATCTCagatttctttatttcttttcatGCAGTCTCGCTCTAACATCTCTCTGTAACTTACCAAGTACCTGTAAGAGTGCAAATTCTGCAATGAGTTTCGCATCTCTTGCTCCCTGATAAATAACTGGAGGCTGTCCACGTACGAACacctttaccattgggaatccTCTAATCCCATAATCCTGAGCAAGGGACTTGTGCGCATCAGCATCAAGAGCAGCTACGGTGACCACGTACACCCTTCAACACAGTAGCCGCTTTCTCCCATATAGGAGTCAGAGCTTGACTATGTTCACACCACGGCGCATAGAATTTAACCAGAACAACTCTGTTCGAGTCCAGAACCTTGGACTTGAAGTTGGAGGGAGTCAGCTGAAGCACTGGTGATGATGGTCCGTACAGTGCATCACAGACATTGAAGacgaagaacaagaagaagaagaagattggtaCAGCTCGAAATTgcttctctctcattctcaatctcagagactctctctctctctctctctctctctctctctctctctctctctctgcgtgCAAGATATGTTTTACCAACCAGATGGACAATAGTCAAGAATTGTTTACGACCTCAAAAGATTTCCAGGTATATATAGAAGCAAACTTACAACTTGAATCCTAAGTAATTTCTACTTAGGGAAGTAGATTTCTTGTAGGAAGTCTTTCCTTCCTCAATGAGGATTAGGATTCCATTGCCTATATAAACAATGAAACCTCATCTCTCCATGTATTAATAACTACACAAGCGTTTGCTGCTTTTCTCTCCCGCCTGTTCTCGCCCATTACAACAACAATGGTGAAGTTCAACCAGCGCTTCGACTACTACGAGCTCTTAGGCATCGAACCGGAAGACCTCTTAGACCTCGACCTCGATGACGCAGAACGCTATGTCGAAAAGGCTTACAAAGAAACGGCGAGGAGAATCCACCCGGACAAAGTCAGAGTCGCCGGCCTGAGCGAAGCCGAAGCCAAAGAGAAACAAGACGAAGCCACCGCAAAGTTCCAAGAGCTCCAAAAGGCCTACGACGTCATCAAAGACCCCATGCAGAGAGGCGACTATGACTTGTACCGCAAGAAAAACTTCACCCCGGAAACTTTCAAACCCAACCTCGTGCCCACCGAGGGCCTCAGATTCTCCGGCTACTCCAACGAGGGCCGGGGATTCTTCAAGGTGTACGGTGACGTTTTTGAGAAGATATACGCCAACGAGGTTGCTTTTCAAGAGGAGAAGAAGTTGCCGCCGGATTCAGTGATCAAGCCGCCGGAGATAGGGGACGAACACAGACCCTATCCGGCGGTGGTGCAGTTCTACAACTACTGGCTCAACTTTGGGACCATAATGGACTTCACGTGGGAGGATCCGCACGACGAGTACGACTTGGCGGCGGCGCCTACCAAGAAGGGAGTGGCGGTGATGCGGAGGAAGAACATAAAGGCCAGGAAGAGGGCTAAGAATGAGTATAATAATAAAGTGAGGAGGTTGGCGCAGAATGTGAGGAGGAGGGACATTAgggttttggagatgatggcgcacagggaggaggagaggaagaaggagatggaggaggagaaggagaggaggaggaggttgaagaaggagaagatggaGAAGGCTTTGGAGTATGAGGAGCCGGAGTGGACGAAGCCGGtggagaggaagaggaagtatggtgtggaggagaaggaggaagaggagagggAGGAATGGGAGTGCGTGGTGTGTAGGAAGGAGTTTAAGAGCGAGAAGCAGTGCTTGAATCACGAGATGTCGAAGAAGCATAGGGATATGGTAGCAGTATTGATGGGGTTGAAGCACCGCGATTTGGTTGAGGAGGTCTTGGAGTTGATGGAGGAGGAGGGAGATGAGGATAAGGAACCTGAGCATGATGGTGTAGATGAGGTTTTGGAgggagaaggtgaagaagaaagggagagTGAGAGTGAAGATGAGGTATCCGAATGTGTTGATGAAAATCCGAAAGAAGAGGTTGGTGAAGAAGTTGTTGATGgtgatgaagaggaagaagaggataaGGAGGATGATGAGATGGAAGTTCTTGAAGCAATGGTGGCGAGGCGAAAGACTAGTGTAAAAGTTGGTGAACCAATTTTTGAGCCCATGGCAACCATCATTGATGTAGAGGAGGATGAGGTGGATATGGAGCACGAGGAGACAAAGAACATGGATGAGAATGGAGGAGAGAAgaaacagaggaggaggaggagtgtGAAGAGTACTAGAATCAATGAACATGATGATAAGAAGGAATCAAAATCAGATTCTAGTGCGGAATCTTGCGTTGACAATGGGAGTGAAGATGAGCAGAAGAGAAAGAAGGGagggaagaaagagaagaggagTAAAAGGAATACCAAAAGTAATGGTGAGAGTGAGGATTCTGGTGTAAAGAATTCCAAGTCTAGTAATAGGATAAGGTATGCAGGGAAGAAGAGTAGAGGTGATTTTGCCAaacattaattaattttttgttgtGGTTTTTAAGGGAATTGTTAACATTGaattatatattttgttttactTTGCTGATTTTGGAGCTTTCATAATTTTGCTTTTTCTCAACTGTCCTTTAATCATAGTTGAGATTTTGATGATATTCAAAGTGAAAGTAAGTGGGATTTAGAGGACTTTCTACTACTGTAGTGAATTTTCTCTCTAGTTTGCAGATTAACTCCAGAAGTACTTCAGTAGATTAACTCTAGATAAAAAACTTTAGTGGATTATGCCCTTAATATTACCTCAAATGGCATGAGGTGGGATGAAATGAATTGGTTATGTTCTCATTCTAATCGAAATACTGTAGATTTTATTTGTTACTTCCATAGAAGCATTGTTTTTGATTCATGTTACTGAATCTACAGAACTTACTAAAAGCACATATAAAAGCAGTTTACACTACTGAAACGAGTTAATGAGTATGATGCACACTTAATTGTAGAAGATTGACTGAATCCATGATCTAATAAAATAAATGTCCCAGTAGTTTTGGTTTGGGAACTACTGTGTAAAATTGGCCAAAAGTAAGATATTTAGTCTATAGGCATCTTGCACCTTCACTTAGGAATGAGTGAAGGGCAAGATTAAGAGGCAGCAGTAACAAGTACATACAAATTAACCCCTAAAGACTAAATTACTTCTTACACCTAGGCATCCAGTTCCAGTTCCACCCCAAACTCAGAGACATCAGGAGAGAATAGGATCAACATCATACAACGTACAGAATATGAGACAAGAAAAGAGGAGGGATTGACAACCCAATAGCTGCGCGCTGAGTTTGCTCTTCTGCTCGACGCCTGGACCGACTCACTCGTCCAGCTAACCGAAACAAAAGATCCGAGCCAAGGCCGAAATGGCCTGAACAAAACGTTACAGTGACCAGTCCACTGTTACAGTTAGAACCTGAAAGCACAAGGATGATGAGATTGTTTGCTCTTTCCCTTTCCTTCCCCCCGGAAAGCAACAACTTTCCTAGCcacaacaaaaaaaaacgaCATGTCGTTGCGGAGCCAACCCATATAAACCCACACAAATACGCCCAACAACCAAAAATTCGGAATCAGATATTGATGGAGCGGCGGTGCCACTACGAGGTGCTCGGCGTCGACCGCGGCTGCACCGCCGACGAGATCAAGTCGGCGTACCGGAAACTCGCCCTGCAGCGCCACCCCGACAAGCTCATCCCCACCGGCGTCTCCCAGGCAGACGCCAACGCCCAGTTCCAGGAGCTCGGCCACGCCTACGAGGTCCTCTCCGACCCCAAGGAGCGAGCCTGGTACGACTCCCACCGCTCCCAGATCCTCTTCGCCGATCCCTCCGCCGCCAACTCCGTCCCCGACTCCGTCATCCCCAACCTCTTCAGCTTCTTCTCCACCACCGTCTTCTCCGGCTACTCCGACTCCGGCAAGGGCTTCTACAAGGTCTACGCCGACGTCTTCAATAAAATCTACTCGAACGAGCTGAGTTTCGCGAGGAAGTTAGGGTTAGGGATTGACGCCGTGAGGGAGGCTCCGGCGTTGGGGAATTTGAAGAGCGATTATGCTCAGGTGACGGCGTTCTATGGCTACTGGCTAGGTTTTTGTACGGTGATGGATTTCTGCTGGGTGGATCAGTATGACGTCATGGCGGGGCCGAATCGGAAGGTGAGGAGGTTGATGGAGGAGGATAATAAGAAGCAGAGGAAGAAGGCTAAGAGAGAGTATAATGACACTGTGCGGGGGTTGGCGGAGTTTGTGAAGAAGAGGGATAAGAGGGTGATGGATATGATGGTGAAGAGGgaggaggagagggagaggaagaagaaggaggagagggagaagaagaagaagatggagaaggAGAAACTGGAGAGGGCTATGGCGTATGAGGAGCCGGAGTGGGCGAAAGCGGtcgaggaggaagaggaagaggaaggggatgaggaggaggagaggaagagGAATGAGTTGTATTGTGTGGTGTGTGGGAAGAAGTTTAAGAGTGAGAAGCAGTGGAAGAATCATGAGCAGTCAAAGAAGCATAAGGATAAGATTGCGGAGTTCAGGGAGTCGATTGGGGATGAAGAGCTTGATGAAGAGGAAGCGGATGATTTAGGTGAGCAAATGAGGGAGGGTTTGGAGCCTCCTCCCCAATATGATGGGGCTGGAGTGAGTGCTGGCGAGGATGAGttttatgattttggtgatgAAATTCAGAGGGAAAAGCTAGATGAGGATGataatggtggtggtggtggtggtgatgatgatgaaatggaACTTCTTCAAGCAATGGCGGCCAGGCACAAGAGTAGGGAAAAGcttgatgatgatggtgatgacgACGACGGTGAAATGGAACTTCTAAAAGCAATGGCAGCCAGGCACAAGAGTAGGGAAAATGTTGGTGAAGCAGTTGGAGTTGATGACGGTGATAGTGGGAGCGAGGATGAAATGGATGTTCTTGAAGCAATGGTGGCAGGGCGAAAGAGTAGGAAAAATGCAGCTTCAAGGGTTGAGGTTGAGGATCCCTTGGTGGCTGGTGTTCATGTGGATAATGATATCAATGGTGTAGGGTCCATTTCTATGGAATATGAGAATCGGAAGCCCACCAGAAGGAAAGGGAAGAGTAAGAAGAGTGGTGGAGAAACTAAAAGGGTCGATATGAATGAAATTAGTAATGGTCAAAGTGAGGCAGCTAGTGAAAATGATAATTCAGATATAAAGGAATCCACATCTGATTCTATGGTGGAAACTGCGAGTACTAACGAAAAACAGGATGATCAAATAGCCAGAAAGAAGAAATCTTCAAAACAAACtgttgagaagaagaaagagaatgtGAAGAAAGAGGCCAACGGCAAATCAAAGAGCTGCTCCAAAGGGAAGAAAGCTAAGGTAAGATAGTTGCTTGCTTAATCAGCGTTTTTGCCTCAGCTTTTGGACCGTAATTGTCTAGATATACTCTACTGAGTTTGTAATTGTAAACCTGCAACTCATATTGAACGCTTAATTTGGAACCCCTTTTATGGCTTGTCCTTAATCATTGAGGTTAAATCTGCAGTCTCTAATGGGCTTAGGTGAATAGACATCCCATGGTAGTTACCTACTACCGGTGGTTTAAAACTGGATATTATGATGGCAAAGAAAATTTGAAGACTATTACTTGCTAGGATGGTACTTGAAAAGGTTCTTTTTGATTAATGCCTGCTTGTTGTTTTTTAAGTCTTAACTTGCAACGACTGGAGACAACACTGTGTTTCGCCTTCTATTATATCAAGATTTTTCTTAGTGCTTGATTTAGCGAAATTTAGGTCTCACTGGATTTTGGTTACGTACTGTTTGCTGCTTGTTCTTTGGTTCCGTTTATTAATTGATCACACTTCCCAAATCAGGCAACATCAAAGAATTCTAGCAATGCATGTGAGGCATGTGGAGAGGAGTTTGGATCAAGGTAATTAATTACATCTCTTGATGCAATGCATACATTTTTGTTTCGACATCTGAATATAAATTATAGTTTTAGTTTTCTGGTGTAGATGTTAATTAGTAGGATGTGGATGGTTTTTCTCATGACAGGAATCAATTACATAAGCATTTAGGTGACACTGGACATGCTTCACTGAAGAGGTGAAGAACCAATTACGGAAACTTGCTGAATATTGGATTGATGTGAGTAAACTATGAACCATAGAAGAGGATTGTAGACATTGATAGGCGGCAATTCTTTATTATGAGCATTCCTTCATTTGGAAAAGTTGCAGAAGTAGAAAAGGGTCTGCAGGAAGCATCCCATTCTTTTTGATAACCTGAGTGCATGCTACAGGTACGCAAGGGGCATGTTGGCAAAGCAGTCGGCCGGTTTGGTCTGGTTCATATGATTTGTTAAATCCCTCTTCTGGAGTAACCAAAGAAGAATGAAATGATAATTATAGCCAATTTGCCTTGTATGCTGATAAAAATTTTGATACATTTTTATATAATCCTTTATTAGACGGTATCCCTtctttttgtttgaaatttgCAATCTATATCTTCGTTGGTTTCTTATGATTCATAAGCCCTAAACACATTGAAAAATGCAAAATAAAAAATGGCACCAAAATGATAGTCAATGGCAACCACTGCAATGGAAGCCTGGAAAAGTTTTTAAATATCCTATGAATAAGCATCAGTATGATCCTATTCCAGCAATAATGTTACACTTAGATTTACAAAATACTGCAAGGATAAGAAGAAGTTGGCATCCAGTTCATAATGCTTTAGTAGCGGCTTCTTGTATGTAAGCCATTGCCTCCTCCTGTGAAAGCAGCTTTCCTTCCACCAAGCCTCTCACTATTGTGTTGGCATAATTCTTGGCTGGAGCGCACAAGGGAAGCTCTCCAGATTTGAAGCCCTCAACGTCCGATGGTGTGCACCTGCATTGTAATTTGTTAATGCAATCAAACCGACTGAATTCCTTATACATCATAGAAagaagatcaaaattgaagactGCCGCCGCATACGTCATAGTCAGTATTGGAATGTTACGCTCCTCGCCCAAGTAGACAACATTACGGTACCAACCCTTCTGAAACAAAATCAAGCACAATCCGAGCAGTAAGAAGTCTATCAAAATGATGCATTCGAAAAAGCAAACTGGCCCCCAGTGATAACAACTTTTGACATACCTCTAGGCGAACCTGCAGGGAATGAGGTTCTTGACCTGTGACTGAATTTAAAGCAGTCAAGTCGAACAAAGGAGAGCTCATGGCATAGCCTCCATAATTTTCCTGCACCAACAAATCGTTAAACTGCTCGAGCCTGCAAGAAAACACCAACTCCAATACTCAGCTCCACTGGATTAAATAGAAAGCAATAGGATAGAATGGAGTCACTAGCAGTAACATACGTAATTCTATACAGGCACATGTGAGTTTTATCCTGACTGTTGCTTTCAGGGTCCATGAACGCAACCCCTCCAGGACCCCATGACAGAGTAGATTCGCGACCAAAGAACATGCGATGAGGGAAAGTCTTCCACATGATCTCTTTCGGTGGAGTTTTATCCACCGAACCAACGCATGGCTTTTGCAAACCGTCCACCTGAAAGCCATCTTGAGGATGTGAACAAAAGGAGCCGGGGTGTTGGAGACAAGAATCAAAACAAGAGAACAGCATATAGAGACTAAAGCAGAGAACATTGACGCTTATCGAATACTGTTACAAATTTAGTGCGTCAACATAACAGACAAAATTATTGGAGTTGTGTATTACCCGTCCACCTTCAATATAGCAAAGTAGTCTATTCAACCACAGATTTGATCCAAACGCAGCATACCAGATGTCAACTTTAGAAAGCTCCGACCTCCAGGTGTAAGTGTTGCTTGCCACATGATCTGGAAACAGTTTAAAGCTTAACGTATGAAAAACAGACCATTGACAGCATCTTCTAAACTTCAGTTCTCAACTTACCCCGAGTACTTTCATCAACTTTCATCTTTGAAAGGGGCTCTATAATCTCCTGAAGAGCTTCCTCAAGATGTTGAGATACTTTTGGACTTTCGTGATCCTCCTCCGCTTCAGAGTCAGAGCTTGAGGTCAGAACATACTAGAATTGCAAAACAACTATCTTAGCATTTCTTTCGGGGGAATAAAAGATACAGCTAAACAGAAGAGGATCAAGAGACAAAGATAGATGAATGAGTGGAAGACCCAAGTACCCAACAGATATGAGAGAATTATGCACTCCCAAGTCCCAAGTGATTCAACAGTTTCTAATTTGCATTCTTCGCATATGACTAATCACTACTTAACCTCAGATACAATCAACAACAAAGTACTGGCAAGAGAAGAGGAAATGTACCGCAGCTGGAGGCACTTTTTGATTGATTAGCTCCTCTGGCAATTCATCTGCAAGTGACGGCCAGTAAGCACTTAATTTCTGGCGAACCTGAAAAGAAGAGTACAAATGCATCAAAGTTTTACGAAGCATAGTACCATTGACTCACAAAGAAGAAATGGATGATCCAGCAGAAAGGATGTCAACACAAAAGCAAAAAAGTACTAAATCTTATTTTACCGCTTGTATCACACGCCATGTAGACTCAAATGGGTATGCCTCCGAAGATCCAAGAATAGGTTTGTCCTCTAGCAGAACTTCAACACAAGCAAGCATTGACTTTGCAATAGACTCAAAATTATATCCTCCTTCTAAAGCCAACACGATCTTTCCATTGGCAAAATTCATCAACTGAAAGACGATAATCAATAAACATGAGCATCACAGATCACTACAAAACAATACTGATGGAGAACTTATTGAACCGGAGAGACAACACAACCAAAACAGGCAGAAGAAGAAATAAGATTAAATTGAAATACTACCTTCTTCAGCATAACTGAATATCCGTATGGTGTGATACGACAACCCCCCAAAGGATCACCAATAGCTGTTTCAAGCAATTTGATTAAAAATATTATGATACTTAAAGTTATCAAGTAAATATCACTAGCAAGTAATCAATGATTAAAGTCATCaaacaaaagtttttttttgaggaagaaATAAATATATCAACATCCAAGAAATCATCTTGAACTCATAAACAGTCACAAACCAACAAGAAAGAACAACTGTCCCTCAATAACCAATGAATGAGTGAATGACTGAGGACCTTAACAGTACTTTTTGTTCTTGCCTGTACATGTCAATTTCGGAGTGGTGATCTACAAATGCTTAATATGAATATAAAATAGAAGCTAATGAACTTGAAATAATGATGATAATACATAACCTCAGACCAACCCATCCTTCCCCTGGTAAAAAAATGTTCAGATGATTGCTCTATTTTTACAAGATGACCTCTGATAGTAGGGATAAAAACTTTCTTGACTTATATAAGTTCTTTTTACAAACTTAATTGATAAAGAATAAATTAGAACCCTCAATCAGCCAGAAACATGGAAGGTAAAAGGAAAATATTTAACAGAT encodes the following:
- the LOC133742008 gene encoding histone deacetylase 5 isoform X2, whose protein sequence is MEVGGGVDSESKSQRRVGLLYDERMCKHSTPDGDPHPENPDRIKVIWNKLQASSIPQRCVPLDAKEAEDKHILAVHSQNHVNLIKKISSKQFDSRRNRIASSLNSIYLNEGTSEAAYLAAGSAIEVTERVAKGEVDSAVAIIRPPGHHAEEDEAMGFCLFNNVAIAASYVLNEKPELGINKILIVDWDVHHGNATQKMFWKDPRVLFFSVHRHEFGSFYPATDDGFYTMVGEGPGAGYNINVPWENGRCGDADYFVVWEHILLPVAKEFNPDLIIVSAGFDAAIGDPLGGCRITPYGYSVMLKKLMNFANGKIVLALEGGYNFESIAKSMLACVEVLLEDKPILGSSEAYPFESTWRVIQAVRQKLSAYWPSLADELPEELINQKVPPAAYVLTSSSDSEAEEDHESPKVSQHLEEALQEIIEPLSKMKVDESTRDHVASNTYTWRSELSKVDIWYAAFGSNLWLNRLLCYIEGGRVDGLQKPCVGSVDKTPPKEIMWKTFPHRMFFGRESTLSWGPGGVAFMDPESNSQDKTHMCLYRITLEQFNDLLVQENYGGYAMSSPLFDLTALNSVTGQEPHSLQVRLEGWYRNVVYLGEERNIPILTMTCTPSDVEGFKSGELPLCAPAKNYANTIVRGLVEGKLLSQEEAMAYIQEAATKAL
- the LOC133742007 gene encoding DNAJ protein JJJ1 homolog, which produces MMRLFALSLSFPPESNNFPSHNKKKRHVVAEPTHINPHKYAQQPKIRNQILMERRCHYEVLGVDRGCTADEIKSAYRKLALQRHPDKLIPTGVSQADANAQFQELGHAYEVLSDPKERAWYDSHRSQILFADPSAANSVPDSVIPNLFSFFSTTVFSGYSDSGKGFYKVYADVFNKIYSNELSFARKLGLGIDAVREAPALGNLKSDYAQVTAFYGYWLGFCTVMDFCWVDQYDVMAGPNRKVRRLMEEDNKKQRKKAKREYNDTVRGLAEFVKKRDKRVMDMMVKREEERERKKKEEREKKKKMEKEKLERAMAYEEPEWAKAVEEEEEEEGDEEEERKRNELYCVVCGKKFKSEKQWKNHEQSKKHKDKIAEFRESIGDEELDEEEADDLGEQMREGLEPPPQYDGAGVSAGEDEFYDFGDEIQREKLDEDDNGGGGGGDDDEMELLQAMAARHKSREKLDDDGDDDDGEMELLKAMAARHKSRENVGEAVGVDDGDSGSEDEMDVLEAMVAGRKSRKNAASRVEVEDPLVAGVHVDNDINGVGSISMEYENRKPTRRKGKSKKSGGETKRVDMNEISNGQSEAASENDNSDIKESTSDSMVETASTNEKQDDQIARKKKSSKQTVEKKKENVKKEANGKSKSCSKGKKAKATSKNSSNACEACGEEFGSRNQLHKHLGDTGHASLKR
- the LOC133745049 gene encoding DNAJ protein JJJ1 homolog, with the protein product MVKFNQRFDYYELLGIEPEDLLDLDLDDAERYVEKAYKETARRIHPDKVRVAGLSEAEAKEKQDEATAKFQELQKAYDVIKDPMQRGDYDLYRKKNFTPETFKPNLVPTEGLRFSGYSNEGRGFFKVYGDVFEKIYANEVAFQEEKKLPPDSVIKPPEIGDEHRPYPAVVQFYNYWLNFGTIMDFTWEDPHDEYDLAAAPTKKGVAVMRRKNIKARKRAKNEYNNKVRRKEFKSEKQCLNHEMSKKHRDMVAVLMGLKHRDLVEEVLELMEEEGDEDKEPEHDGVDEVLEGEGEEERESESEDEVSECVDENPKEEVGEEVVDGDEEEEEDKEDDEMEVLEAMVARRKTSVKVGEPIFEPMATIIDVEEDEVDMEHEETKNMDENGGEKKQRRRRSVKSTRINEHDDKKESKSDSSAESCVDNGSEDEQKRKKGGKKEKRSKRNTKSNGESEDSGVKNSKSSNRIRYAGKKSRGDFAKH
- the LOC133742008 gene encoding histone deacetylase 5 isoform X1, which encodes MEVGGGVDSESKSQRRVGLLYDERMCKHSTPDGDPHPENPDRIKVIWNKLQASSIPQRCVPLDAKEAEDKHILAVHSQNHVNLIKKISSKQFDSRRNRIASSLNSIYLNEGTSEAAYLAAGSAIEVTERVAKGEVDSAVAIIRPPGHHAEEDEAMGFCLFNNVAIAASYVLNEKPELGINKILIVDWDVHHGNATQKMFWKDPRVLFFSVHRHEFGSFYPATDDGFYTMVGEGPGAGYNINVPWENGRCGDADYFVVWEHILLPVAKEFNPDLIIVSAGFDAAIGDPLGGCRITPYGYSVMLKKLMNFANGKIVLALEGGYNFESIAKSMLACVEVLLEDKPILGSSEAYPFESTWRVIQAVRQKLSAYWPSLADELPEELINQKVPPAAYVLTSSSDSEAEEDHESPKVSQHLEEALQEIIEPLSKMKVDESTRDHVASNTYTWRSELSKVDIWYAAFGSNLWLNRLLCYIEGGRVDGLQKPCVGSVDKTPPKEIMWKTFPHRMFFGRESTLSWGPGGVAFMDPESNSQDKTHMCLYRITLEQFNDLLVQENYGGYAMSSPLFDLTALNSVTGQEPHSLQVRLEKGWYRNVVYLGEERNIPILTMTCTPSDVEGFKSGELPLCAPAKNYANTIVRGLVEGKLLSQEEAMAYIQEAATKAL